One segment of Arcanobacterium phocae DNA contains the following:
- a CDS encoding AAA family ATPase: MLFRRLVIDGVGPFGGHHEIDLDALTAGGLFLLEGPTGSGKSSLIDAIVFALYGNPAGANSDYNRIRSTHAEETKPSRVELVFTVSSGTYRIERMPRWDKPKRGGGTTQVSEKANLIRLSEAAVEQGQWSNGEVLATGAREVGTELNTILGLTREQFVQTVVLPQGQFADFLRLKSEDRSHLLETLFNTRPYRDFSQALHQQALDASQRIDKARLAISQAVATWSGNSAVSQWEHVIQDLVDSLTEPDDTRLLEFLDQRDQELRVTQATTHENLNHRVKELEEATTALADEKRRSENLQKRADYIVQKDKLDKQRFGIEEDKKRIAQHHRAVIPMERLKVLHHLEDDVHQQQESVSSALSKIDSSLVVYGTSDTTDLAFLSFGETTQKIESQLEEYRERVVHLQQADALSNNVRAREENIKQSLAKRDKLTNAIDKISSKYSELPDQIAQAETELEQAQSSALTLPKIIQDIDKLKGISQALEALTQTQDEVSQATEKHSDLLTSFSVTNQHFQDVNNRWIASQAAILSLDLAAGLPCPVCGSLEHPHPAQATAIHVDKSDVESAQHELDISRNNVEESKTKLAALQARCETLQTQIGDIDGEHISSQLSDLDTQRNVAVLAQQRAKELTERIAQLRSEREESFTELTELKSTLVTLNESLAKEQESQHHDREEISRAQGEADSISELITEAKTHIAHLSDAHQELHDYALLLSKFQQSKELLDEALREAELCQNEAQEAFIEPDQLDLLTDRVSSFDSAWAYVTTQLNAPEIASLTGDEKIDIGSAEERFRLAQENHQEATQASALANDAVNTAQRAQIAVTKAYQHWATEVNNSGPIARLDQLAQAGKASHTNVSLHVWVLMRRFDMVIDHANEYLARFSRGRYQLVRSEGAEKERKTGLGISVIDYDAHGEGESDIRSTRSLSGGETFYTALSLALGLTDVVQQENGGIRIDTLMIDEGFGTLSGEVLDEVMSTLTELARDGRKVGIISHVEELKSRIPNQVRIKPTKGQGSTLSIIS; this comes from the coding sequence ATGTTGTTTCGTCGCTTAGTTATTGACGGCGTTGGCCCTTTTGGCGGACACCATGAAATCGATCTTGATGCTCTTACCGCTGGCGGATTATTCCTGCTCGAAGGCCCAACCGGATCAGGGAAATCGTCCCTCATAGACGCCATAGTTTTTGCACTTTACGGCAACCCGGCAGGGGCGAATTCAGACTATAACCGAATCCGTTCTACGCACGCCGAGGAAACAAAACCATCGCGCGTAGAGCTCGTTTTTACAGTCAGTTCCGGAACCTATCGAATCGAACGGATGCCCCGTTGGGATAAACCAAAGCGTGGTGGGGGCACAACTCAAGTTTCGGAAAAGGCAAATTTAATTCGGCTCTCCGAAGCAGCAGTAGAACAAGGCCAATGGAGTAACGGTGAAGTTCTCGCTACCGGAGCTCGCGAGGTCGGAACTGAGCTAAACACTATCTTAGGATTAACTCGGGAACAGTTTGTACAAACTGTTGTTCTGCCACAGGGCCAGTTCGCAGATTTTCTGCGTCTGAAGTCCGAAGACCGGTCTCATCTTCTGGAAACACTTTTCAACACTCGCCCGTATCGGGATTTTTCCCAAGCCTTGCACCAGCAGGCCCTAGATGCATCACAACGGATCGATAAAGCGAGACTTGCTATTTCACAAGCGGTAGCAACTTGGTCTGGCAATTCTGCCGTTTCTCAGTGGGAACACGTCATACAAGACTTAGTTGATAGTCTCACCGAACCTGATGATACTCGATTGTTAGAGTTTCTAGACCAACGGGATCAAGAACTACGTGTCACTCAAGCTACAACACATGAAAATCTCAACCATCGAGTAAAAGAACTCGAAGAAGCAACAACCGCACTTGCTGATGAAAAAAGACGTTCCGAAAATCTCCAGAAACGCGCCGATTATATAGTGCAGAAAGATAAACTAGACAAACAGCGTTTCGGGATTGAGGAAGACAAAAAACGTATTGCTCAGCATCATCGCGCAGTGATACCAATGGAGCGTCTCAAGGTACTCCATCATCTTGAAGACGATGTTCATCAGCAACAAGAAAGCGTCAGCTCTGCGCTGTCCAAAATCGACTCATCTTTAGTTGTTTATGGAACATCAGATACCACGGATTTAGCATTTCTGTCCTTTGGAGAAACAACGCAAAAAATTGAATCCCAACTCGAGGAGTATCGCGAACGAGTTGTGCATTTGCAACAGGCAGATGCACTTAGTAACAATGTCCGCGCTCGGGAAGAAAACATCAAACAGTCCTTAGCAAAGCGTGACAAGCTCACTAACGCTATAGACAAAATTAGTTCCAAATACAGCGAGCTTCCGGACCAGATAGCTCAAGCTGAAACCGAACTTGAACAGGCTCAATCTAGTGCACTCACGTTACCGAAGATTATTCAAGATATCGATAAGCTTAAAGGCATATCTCAAGCTCTAGAAGCATTGACGCAAACACAAGATGAAGTATCTCAAGCAACGGAAAAGCACTCTGATCTTCTCACATCATTTTCTGTCACCAACCAACACTTCCAAGATGTCAATAACCGCTGGATTGCTTCTCAGGCAGCAATATTATCCTTGGATTTAGCAGCGGGTCTTCCCTGCCCAGTGTGCGGATCGTTAGAGCATCCACACCCAGCGCAAGCCACTGCCATTCATGTCGATAAGTCTGATGTGGAATCAGCACAACACGAGTTAGACATTTCGCGCAATAACGTAGAAGAGTCCAAAACCAAACTCGCTGCGCTACAAGCACGATGCGAAACACTACAAACGCAGATTGGCGATATTGACGGTGAGCATATCTCCAGCCAGTTGTCTGATTTAGACACGCAGCGAAATGTTGCTGTGCTAGCTCAACAGCGCGCCAAGGAGCTGACAGAAAGAATCGCTCAGCTACGAAGTGAACGCGAAGAGAGTTTTACCGAGCTCACAGAACTGAAATCTACACTAGTCACGCTCAATGAATCATTGGCAAAGGAACAAGAAAGCCAACACCATGATCGCGAAGAAATATCTCGCGCACAAGGCGAAGCCGATAGCATCAGCGAACTCATAACCGAGGCTAAGACACACATAGCACACCTATCAGATGCTCATCAAGAGCTGCATGATTATGCTTTATTGTTATCGAAATTCCAGCAGTCTAAAGAACTCCTAGACGAAGCACTCCGAGAAGCTGAACTCTGTCAAAACGAAGCGCAAGAAGCGTTTATCGAACCAGATCAACTAGATTTGCTAACAGATCGCGTCAGTTCCTTCGATTCAGCATGGGCTTATGTCACCACCCAGCTCAACGCTCCAGAGATTGCTAGTCTAACTGGGGATGAGAAAATTGATATAGGGTCGGCCGAAGAACGTTTTAGGCTAGCACAAGAGAACCATCAAGAAGCCACTCAAGCCTCAGCACTGGCTAACGATGCAGTTAACACTGCACAGCGTGCTCAAATCGCAGTAACAAAGGCATACCAGCACTGGGCAACTGAAGTGAATAATTCCGGTCCAATAGCTCGATTAGACCAGCTCGCTCAAGCAGGTAAAGCTTCACATACCAACGTCAGCCTACACGTATGGGTCTTAATGCGTCGCTTCGATATGGTGATCGATCACGCTAACGAATATCTTGCTCGTTTCTCGCGCGGACGTTATCAACTGGTGCGATCTGAAGGAGCTGAAAAAGAACGCAAAACAGGCCTTGGTATATCTGTTATTGATTACGATGCGCACGGCGAAGGAGAAAGCGATATCCGGTCAACACGTAGCCTATCCGGTGGAGAGACATTCTATACTGCGCTTTCACTTGCCTTAGGCCTAACTGATGTAGTCCAACAAGAAAATGGCGGGATCCGAATAGATACCCTCATGATTGACGAAGGATTTGGAACTTTATCCGGCGAAGTACTTGATGAAGTAATGAGCACCTTAACAGAACTAGCCCGGGACGGCCGTAAGGTCGGCATTATTTCGCACGTCGAAGAGCTCAAGTCCCGAATCCCCAATCAGGTTCGTATCAAGCCAACGAAAGGTCAGGGATCTACACTAAGCATTATTAGCTAG
- a CDS encoding DUF6912 family protein: protein MRIYIPMIFSELLADHVSPRRVHAVTPALRASVPHEDDESYEYMVTLAAADDSLRLLSNYPDERRRRIVAVAEVPDGSLLPASKPDLPTEIDLDVQVLWKNVESFHIDAPGSEELVQRAIEGDEDAFLATGDIELLWFDISERNRLSHGGLD, encoded by the coding sequence ATGCGCATCTACATTCCAATGATTTTCAGCGAGTTGCTAGCCGACCATGTTTCCCCACGTCGTGTCCATGCAGTGACACCAGCGTTACGCGCATCGGTGCCACATGAGGACGATGAATCATACGAATATATGGTAACACTAGCTGCAGCAGACGATTCGTTGCGGCTACTGAGTAACTACCCGGATGAACGCCGCCGACGAATAGTTGCGGTAGCCGAGGTCCCAGATGGCAGTCTTCTTCCTGCATCTAAGCCAGATCTACCAACTGAAATTGATTTAGACGTGCAGGTACTTTGGAAGAACGTGGAATCGTTCCATATTGATGCGCCTGGTTCAGAGGAACTTGTTCAGCGTGCTATCGAGGGCGACGAAGATGCTTTCTTAGCGACAGGCGACATCGAATTACTATGGTTCGATATTAGCGAACGCAACCGTCTAAGCCATGGTGGCTTAGACTAG
- a CDS encoding helix-turn-helix domain-containing protein, giving the protein MQKFLTIADVAENLSVSAGQVRTLIKNGELAAIQVGGRGQWRISEQAVEDYIQASYEKARVKINADEFDN; this is encoded by the coding sequence ATGCAAAAATTTCTTACAATCGCAGATGTTGCAGAAAACTTGAGTGTTTCAGCAGGCCAAGTGCGGACCCTTATTAAAAATGGCGAGCTCGCGGCTATTCAGGTTGGCGGACGAGGGCAATGGCGGATCTCCGAACAAGCTGTCGAGGATTATATTCAAGCTAGCTATGAGAAAGCTCGAGTCAAGATAAACGCCGACGAATTTGATAACTAA
- a CDS encoding polyprenyl synthetase family protein, whose translation MEEVECLLREAVQVDDLVVDEATSHLAKAGGKRLRPALCLLTAQLGPRPADKDVLDSAVVVELTHLATLYHDDVMDEAPLRRGVPTAQYVYGNSSAILAGDVLFARASGIVAKLGPEAVLLHAETFERLCMGQLHETIGPRDGEDPIEHHIQVLADKTGSLIAASGRYGVLYSGGDPKLADDIAQFGEKVGVAFQIADDVIDLVSDPEVTGKTPGTDLLEGVPTMPTLLLRQRAQHGTLDEAGKRILTYLDERDLSEGDNLATVVSMLREHSVVEETRQLAHQWVDDALKHLDFVSQRKVKKGLEMFAQAMVDRLA comes from the coding sequence TCCGAGAGGCTGTTCAAGTTGATGATCTTGTTGTGGACGAAGCCACTTCTCATCTAGCTAAAGCGGGCGGGAAGCGGCTTCGGCCCGCATTGTGCTTGTTAACCGCGCAGCTTGGTCCGCGTCCAGCAGATAAAGATGTTTTAGATTCGGCAGTGGTAGTAGAGCTGACACATCTGGCCACTCTTTATCACGACGACGTCATGGACGAAGCTCCACTGCGTCGCGGCGTGCCAACAGCCCAATACGTTTATGGAAATTCATCTGCCATTCTTGCCGGCGATGTTCTGTTCGCTCGCGCATCTGGTATTGTGGCTAAATTAGGTCCCGAAGCAGTACTTTTGCACGCCGAAACATTTGAACGGCTGTGCATGGGGCAACTGCATGAAACCATTGGACCACGTGACGGCGAAGACCCGATCGAACACCATATTCAAGTTTTGGCAGATAAGACCGGATCGCTTATCGCGGCATCGGGGCGTTATGGAGTGCTCTATTCTGGTGGAGATCCGAAGCTTGCTGACGATATTGCTCAGTTCGGTGAAAAAGTTGGCGTCGCTTTTCAGATTGCCGACGACGTTATCGATCTCGTCTCGGACCCTGAAGTGACTGGAAAAACGCCGGGAACTGACCTACTCGAAGGTGTACCAACAATGCCAACGTTGCTTCTTCGTCAACGAGCCCAGCACGGCACTCTCGATGAGGCGGGAAAACGTATCTTGACCTATCTTGACGAACGTGACCTTAGTGAGGGAGATAATCTCGCCACTGTTGTGAGCATGTTACGTGAGCACTCCGTCGTCGAAGAAACACGACAACTAGCTCATCAATGGGTAGATGATGCGCTAAAGCATCTTGACTTTGTTTCGCAACGAAAAGTCAAAAAAGGCTTGGAGATGTTTGCACAGGCAATGGTCGATCGCCTCGCTTAG
- the secA gene encoding preprotein translocase subunit SecA — protein MRNLLNKLLRAGEGRILKKLTAITKQVNLLEDVYKDMTDDELKAVTGDLRERLAQGETLDELMPDAFAAVREASVRTLGQRHYDVQIMGGAALHLGNIAEMKTGEGKTLVATLASYLNALSGDGVHVVTVNDYLASYQSELMGRVFRFLGMTTGCILEGQTPQQRREQYAADITYGTNNQFGFDYLRDNMAMDESEMVQRGHNFAIVDEVDSILIDEARTPLIISGQADGDANRWYVAFADAVGKMRRDTDYEVDEKKRNAGILEPGIDKVEDLLGIDNLYESVNTPLIGYLNNAIKAKELFHRDKDYIVRDGEVLIVDEHTGRVLPGRRYNDGMHQAIEAKEGVEIKAENQTLASITLQNYFRMYNKLSGMTGTAETEAEEFASTYDIGVVPIPTNKPVARVDHRDIVYATSELKFAAIVEDIKERYAKGQPVLVGTASVEHSELLSGLLKKAHIPHEVLNAKQHEREASVVAMAGRKHAITVATNMAGRGTDIMLGGNAEHIALEMMSKLGLDPEENTEEYEERWPEILQAAKDQVAAEHDEVTELGGLYVLGSERHESRRIDNQLRGRAGRQGDPGESRFYLSLDDDLLRLFGSTIVNTLRNSAQDEPLDFKMMANAIQKAQAQLDGRNAEQRKNVLKYDDVMNDQRTVVYTERRRILAGDDVENQIQSFMDFVINDIVSANTEGSPDDWDLDMLWADMRRYYKPSFTPAEFIEEHGDQKLLTADVVREEFEQDIHALYEEREEELGDEQMRLIERQVLLQTLDRNWREHLYEMDYLKEGIGLRAMAQRNPLVEYKQEGYQMFQSMNDQIRGETVTFLMGFELPSERLAREAAEAAEVMAGQESLMNAQAVSRAAAAAAASKSEATKAATEKILGLKRPTTATKMTYTSSAKDGSGQARATNAQGREVHGQTTAGSGEPQMNRAQRRAAKKKK, from the coding sequence GTGCGTAATCTTCTCAATAAACTGCTTCGAGCTGGTGAAGGCCGGATTCTCAAGAAGTTGACCGCTATAACTAAGCAAGTAAACTTGCTTGAAGATGTCTACAAAGACATGACTGATGATGAGCTCAAGGCCGTCACTGGTGATCTTCGGGAACGGTTAGCGCAGGGTGAGACTCTCGATGAGCTGATGCCAGATGCATTCGCAGCAGTACGTGAGGCTTCGGTGCGTACCCTCGGTCAGCGTCACTATGATGTGCAGATTATGGGTGGCGCGGCTCTCCACTTGGGAAACATTGCCGAAATGAAAACCGGTGAAGGTAAAACTTTGGTGGCGACGCTGGCTTCATACTTGAATGCTTTGTCGGGAGATGGCGTCCACGTCGTAACCGTCAATGACTATTTGGCGTCTTATCAGTCGGAACTCATGGGACGTGTTTTCCGGTTCCTGGGGATGACGACCGGCTGTATTCTGGAAGGTCAGACTCCGCAGCAGCGTCGTGAGCAGTATGCCGCTGATATTACTTATGGAACGAACAACCAGTTTGGTTTCGATTATTTGCGCGACAACATGGCGATGGATGAAAGCGAAATGGTTCAGCGTGGCCATAACTTTGCTATCGTCGACGAAGTTGATTCGATTCTTATTGATGAGGCACGTACTCCGTTGATTATTTCGGGTCAGGCCGACGGCGATGCCAACCGCTGGTATGTTGCGTTTGCTGACGCAGTGGGCAAGATGCGTCGAGATACTGATTACGAGGTTGATGAGAAGAAGCGCAACGCGGGTATTCTTGAACCAGGTATTGACAAGGTAGAGGATCTGCTCGGTATTGATAACCTCTACGAGTCTGTTAATACCCCGCTTATTGGCTACTTAAACAATGCTATTAAGGCCAAGGAACTGTTCCACCGCGACAAAGATTATATTGTGCGTGATGGTGAGGTGCTTATCGTTGATGAGCATACCGGCCGTGTTTTGCCTGGACGTCGATACAACGACGGTATGCACCAGGCGATTGAAGCTAAAGAAGGCGTGGAGATCAAGGCTGAAAATCAGACTTTGGCGTCCATTACTTTGCAGAACTATTTCCGCATGTACAACAAGCTTTCGGGCATGACGGGTACGGCAGAGACCGAAGCTGAGGAGTTTGCTTCAACATATGATATTGGCGTGGTGCCTATTCCAACCAATAAGCCAGTTGCACGTGTGGATCATCGCGATATCGTTTATGCGACCTCGGAACTGAAATTCGCAGCGATTGTTGAGGATATTAAGGAACGTTATGCCAAGGGGCAGCCGGTTTTGGTTGGTACTGCCTCGGTTGAGCATTCGGAATTGTTATCTGGTCTGCTGAAGAAAGCTCATATTCCGCACGAAGTACTGAATGCTAAACAGCATGAGCGTGAAGCTTCGGTTGTGGCGATGGCAGGACGCAAGCACGCGATAACTGTGGCAACGAACATGGCTGGTCGTGGTACCGACATCATGCTCGGTGGTAACGCCGAACATATTGCGTTGGAGATGATGAGTAAGCTCGGTCTTGACCCAGAAGAAAATACGGAAGAGTACGAAGAGCGCTGGCCAGAAATACTTCAGGCGGCAAAGGACCAAGTTGCTGCAGAGCATGACGAGGTAACCGAGCTGGGTGGCTTATATGTACTCGGCTCAGAACGCCACGAATCGCGTCGTATTGATAACCAGTTGCGTGGTCGTGCAGGACGTCAGGGCGATCCGGGTGAATCTCGATTCTATCTTTCCCTCGACGATGATCTGTTGCGTCTTTTCGGTTCCACAATTGTTAATACACTACGTAACTCGGCTCAAGACGAACCGCTTGATTTTAAGATGATGGCGAACGCTATTCAAAAAGCACAGGCACAACTTGATGGCCGCAATGCGGAACAGCGTAAGAATGTGCTTAAGTATGACGACGTTATGAATGATCAGCGAACTGTTGTCTATACTGAGCGCCGACGTATTTTGGCTGGAGACGATGTAGAAAACCAGATCCAGTCATTCATGGACTTTGTTATTAACGATATCGTTTCAGCTAATACTGAGGGCTCTCCCGATGATTGGGATTTGGATATGTTGTGGGCAGATATGCGCCGCTACTACAAACCGAGCTTTACTCCGGCGGAGTTCATCGAAGAGCATGGTGACCAGAAGCTGTTAACTGCCGATGTGGTTCGAGAAGAGTTCGAACAAGATATTCATGCATTGTATGAAGAACGTGAAGAAGAACTCGGAGATGAGCAGATGAGACTCATCGAACGGCAAGTTTTGTTGCAGACCTTGGATCGCAACTGGCGTGAGCACTTGTATGAGATGGACTATTTGAAGGAAGGCATTGGCTTGCGGGCCATGGCTCAGCGTAATCCACTTGTTGAATACAAGCAAGAAGGTTACCAAATGTTCCAGTCTATGAATGATCAGATCCGCGGTGAAACAGTAACATTCTTGATGGGATTTGAGCTACCTTCGGAGCGTCTTGCTCGAGAAGCAGCAGAGGCTGCTGAAGTGATGGCCGGTCAAGAATCATTGATGAATGCTCAAGCCGTGTCACGTGCTGCCGCGGCGGCAGCAGCTTCCAAGTCGGAAGCGACGAAAGCCGCTACCGAGAAGATTCTTGGTTTAAAGCGTCCAACGACAGCTACAAAGATGACGTATACGTCTTCAGCGAAAGATGGATCTGGTCAAGCTCGGGCAACCAATGCACAAGGTCGTGAAGTACATGGGCAAACAACAGCAGGCTCTGGCGAACCGCAGATGAATCGTGCACAGCGCCGGGCAGCTAAGAAAAAGAAGTAG
- a CDS encoding Rv3235 family protein → MKAQQPIDFDDDDRFALDRPLPTDIVPATTFSARIVGQAIEVLHGHRPVRQLQSWLASGVYRALVSRAGLNQRLHGPAPQTSRPVIRRIHVNHPRRRIAEVSVVVHDGFRIRAVALRLEIHRNHWIVTALEIA, encoded by the coding sequence GTGAAAGCACAGCAACCAATAGATTTTGACGACGACGATCGCTTTGCACTCGACCGCCCCTTACCAACAGATATCGTGCCTGCCACAACATTTTCTGCCCGAATAGTTGGCCAAGCAATCGAAGTATTGCACGGGCATCGTCCGGTCCGTCAGCTACAGTCTTGGCTTGCTTCTGGTGTTTATCGTGCACTAGTTTCCAGAGCAGGGCTAAATCAACGCTTACACGGACCAGCACCGCAAACATCACGCCCTGTGATCCGTCGTATCCACGTTAACCATCCACGACGCCGCATTGCCGAAGTCTCAGTCGTTGTCCATGACGGTTTTCGGATAAGAGCAGTGGCATTGCGCCTAGAAATTCATCGAAACCACTGGATTGTTACTGCTCTCGAAATCGCCTAA
- a CDS encoding LysM peptidoglycan-binding domain-containing protein: protein MIKISFLGGAGCLSGYLAFQLWHASTTLTANTALELFGLCVLMLVFLWNSLSHLLVDVAINGQYRRILRFVARFGSPRARRIALAAALLSPTPAYASQISDHSPNLESYEYSIQTAHSTPPSLRRVQLKPAVLNTSVAAQPGITVQPGDSLWSIAQEISPDYPNVSIAQIATNLWENNRDLITDPNIIYPGQYIQLPSFRK, encoded by the coding sequence ATGATTAAGATTTCCTTTTTAGGCGGTGCAGGATGCTTATCCGGCTATCTCGCCTTCCAGCTTTGGCACGCGTCCACCACCCTGACAGCAAATACGGCATTAGAATTATTCGGGTTGTGCGTTTTGATGCTTGTATTCTTATGGAATAGTTTATCGCATTTATTGGTCGATGTTGCCATAAATGGTCAATATCGTCGTATCTTACGATTCGTTGCACGGTTTGGATCACCCAGAGCACGCCGCATAGCCCTCGCGGCCGCACTTCTATCCCCTACGCCAGCATACGCAAGCCAAATAAGTGATCACTCACCAAACTTAGAATCATATGAATATAGCATTCAAACCGCACACAGCACCCCACCATCTCTCCGCCGAGTGCAACTCAAGCCAGCGGTGCTGAACACGAGCGTAGCGGCGCAACCTGGCATAACAGTGCAGCCTGGCGACAGCCTTTGGTCGATTGCCCAAGAAATCTCTCCGGATTACCCCAACGTTTCAATTGCTCAGATTGCAACAAATTTATGGGAAAACAATAGAGACCTCATTACTGACCCGAACATCATTTACCCCGGCCAATACATTCAGCTTCCCTCATTCCGAAAGTAA